A region from the Etheostoma spectabile isolate EspeVRDwgs_2016 chromosome 9, UIUC_Espe_1.0, whole genome shotgun sequence genome encodes:
- the atcaya gene encoding caytaxin: MSERQGARHTDQREGSLLSDDFLDTPDDLDINVDDIDTPDETDSLEFITNGNELEWEDDTPVASAKAGPADGSGDVDEEGNAHNGRLWRTVIIGEQEHRIDMQVIRPYLRVITHGGYYGEGLNAIIVFSACYLPDSSCPDYHYIMENLFLFVVSSLEMLVAEDYLIIYMNGATPRNKMPGISWLKKCYQMIDRRLRKNLKSLVIAHPTWFIRTVLAISRPFISVKFMNKIQYVHSLDELAEIVPMEHVHVPECVVQFDEERIKARRERMEQEHKQQEQQSIPQEPIKKSERPKSMIVNQGL; the protein is encoded by the exons GGCTCTTTGCTGTCAGATGACTTCCTGGATACACCAGATGACCTGGACATCAACGTTGATGACATTGATACACCTGATGAGACCGACTCGCTGGAGTTCATCACTAATGGCAACGAGCTGGAGTGGGAAG aTGACACGCCGGTGGCCTCGGCCAAAGCAGGTCCTGCTGACGGTTCAGGAGATGTGGACGAGGAGGGGAATGCCCACAACGGACGCCTCTGGAGGACGGTGATCATCGGAGAACAGGAGCATCGTATTGACATGCAGGTCATTCGACCCTACCTTCGAGTCATCACACACGGAG GTTATTATGGCGAGGGCCTTAACGCCATCATTGTTTTCTCTGCTTGTTACCTGCCTGACAGCAGCTGTCCAGACTATCACTACATCATGGAGAACTTATTCCT GTTTGTGGTGAGCAGTCTGGAGATGCTAGTGGCTGAAGATTACTTGATCATCTACATGAACGGAGCCACTCCTCGGAATAAAATGCCTGGGATCAGCTGGCTCAAGAAATGTTACCAAATGATTGACAGAAG ATTGAGGAAGAACCTGAAGTCTTTGGTCATCGCTCATCCCACATGGTTCATACGCACCGTCCTGGCAATATCCAGGCCCTTTATCag TGTGAAGTTCATGAATAAGATCCAGTATGTCCACAGTCTGGATGAACTAGCAGAGATTGTCCCCATGGAGCACGTCCATGTCCCAGAGTGTGTGGTGCA ATTTGATGAGGAGAGGATTAAAGCACGGAGGGAAAg gatggAGCAGGAGCACAAACAACAGGAGCAGCAGTCAATCCCACAGGAGCCAATTAAAAAGTCTGAGAG GCCGAAGTCGATGATTGTTAATCAAGGCTTATGA